One window from the genome of Salvia miltiorrhiza cultivar Shanhuang (shh) chromosome 7, IMPLAD_Smil_shh, whole genome shotgun sequence encodes:
- the LOC130995242 gene encoding aspartate--tRNA ligase 1, cytoplasmic-like, which yields MSSEPSQNPAAAEESGEKKLSKKELAKLERLRKRQEAAAAAAATSAAALTLEDEDPLAVNYGEIPANDLQSKAVTGRKLTQVKYLTDELKDKAVQIQGHAQAIRAVGKKMSFLVVREECFTVQCVLTVAQDLVSPQMVKFANSLSRESIVDIEGIVSVPSQPITGASQQVEIQVRKLYCVSKAVPILPFNIEDAARSEAEIEKALQAGEPLVRVNPDTRLNNRFFDLRTPANQGIFGVESEVENIFRQFMLSKGFCKIHTPTLTAGSSEGGAAVFRFDYFGKPACLAQSPQLFKQMAISGGFSRVFAIVPVFRAENSSTHRHLCEFIGLDVEMRIEKHYSEVMDIVDCLFVEMFDRLNERCAKELEFINKQYAFENLKYLRKTLRLTFEEGVQMLKEAGIEIDPFGDLNTETERKLGQLVLDKYGTEFYILHRFPLAVRPFYTMPCPDNPKYSNSFDVFLRGEEIISGAQRIHEPEFLAERARACGIDVNTISTYIDSFRYETPPHGGFGVGLERVAMLFCALDNIRKTSLFPRDPRRIFPHDPIPPFTIEDTARTEAVIGKALQVGEQLVLDNRVLDLRTSANQGIFRVKCQVDNIICQFLVSNSFRSIHTPKLNVDSGEGGANVFRLDYFGTPACLAQSTQVYKQMAVCGGFRRVFEIGPVYNAEVPSTHRHLCEFIGLDVEMRIEENDSEVMDIVDRLFVEVFDRLNERCAKELEAVNEKYPFENLKYLRKTLRLTFEEGVQMLKEAGIEVDPFRDLNTETQRKLGQLVLDKYGTEFYILHRYPLAARPFYTMPCQDNSKYSNSFDVFIRGEKVISGGQHIHEQELLAERARACGINVNTISTYTDCFRCGAAPQGGFGVELERVVMLFCALDDVHKTSLFPRDPRRLEP from the exons ATGTCGTCTGAACCCTCCCAGAACCCCGCTGCCGCCGAAGAGTCGGGCGAGAAGAAGCTCTCCAAGAAGGAGCTTGCCAAGCTGGAGCGCCTGCGCAAGCGCCAAGAAgcagccgccgccgctgccgccacATCTGCTGCAGCCCTCACCCTCGAAGATGAGGACCCACTGGCGGTCAATTACGGCGAAATTCCGGCCAACGACCTACAATCGAAGGCAGTAACGGGGAGAAAATTGACGCAGGTCAAATATTTGACCGACGAGCTCAAGGACAAGGCGGTGCAAATACAGGGCCACGCGCAGGCGATTCGTGCCGTGGGGAAGAAGATGTCGTTCTTGGTTGTGAGGGAGGAGTGCTTCACTGTGCAGTGCGTATTGACTGTGGCCCAGGATTTGGTAAGCCCCCAGATGGTGAAGTTCGCCAACAGTTTGAGCCGGGAGAGCATTGTTGATATCGAAGGGATTGTTTCTGTGCCCTCTCAGCCGATCACCGGTGCCTCGCAGCAG GTGGAAATTCAAGTGAGGAAACTCTATTGTGTTAGCAAGGCTGTTCCTATTCTGCCTTTCAATATTGAAGACGCTGCAAGAAGCGAGGCTGAGATTGAGAAGGCTTTGCAG GCAGGTGAGCCACTTGTTCGTGTAAATCCAGATACTCGCTTGAATAACAGATTCTTCGACTTACGCACTCCTGCTAATCAAGGAATATTTGGAGTCGAAAGTGAAGTTGAGAAC ATATTTAGGCAATTTATGTTATCAAAAGGTTTCTGTAAAATCCACACACCAACATTGACTGCGGGTTCTAGTGAAGGTGGTGCAGCTGTGTTTAGATTCGATTACTTTGGAAAACCTGCTTGTTTGGCACAGTCACCTCAGTTATTTAAACAGATGGCCATCAGTGGTGGTTTTAGCCGTGTGTTTGCGATTGTTCCAGTATTCAGGGCAGAGAACTCTTCCACTCACCGACATTTGTGTGAGTTTATTGGTCTTGATGTGGAAATGAGGATTGAGAAGCACTATTCAGAG GTGATGGACATTGTCGATTGCTTATTTGTTGAAATGTTTGACAGATTGAATGAGAGATGTGCTAAGGAGCTTGAATTTATTAATAAGCAATATGCATTTGAAAATCTAAAG TACTTACGGAAGACCTTACGACTTACATTTGAGGAGGGGGTTCAAATGCTTAAG GAAGCTGGCATAGAAATTGATCCTTTTGGAGATCTCAACACAGAAACAGAGCGAAAGCTTGGCCAGCTTGTCCTAGACAA GTACGGTACCGAGTTCTACATACTTCATCGCTTTCCTCTAGCAGTTCGACCATTCTATACGATGCCATGCCCTGATAATCCAAAGTATAGCAATTCATTTGATGTTTTCTTACGAG GTGAGGAAATCATATCAGGAGCTCAGCGTATTCACGAGCCCGAGTTTTTGGCGGAGCGTGCACGAGCATGCGGGATTGACGTCAACACTATATCAACTTACATTGATTCCTTCAG GTACGAGACGCCACCTCATGGTGGATTTGGAGTGGGATTGGAGCGGGTGGCGATGCTTTTCTGTGCGCTTGACAACATTCGTAAAACATCGTTGTTTCCTCGTGATCCACGGAGAATCTTTCCTCATGATCCTATACCACCTTTCACTATTGAAGACACGGCAAGAACCGAGGCTGTAATTGGGAAGGCTTTGCAG GTGGGCGAGCAACTTGTCTTGGATAACAGAGTCCTTGACTTACGCACTTCTGCTAATCAAGGAATATTTCGAGTCAAGTGTCAAGTTGATAAC ATAATTTGCCAATTTTTGGTGTCCAATAGTTTCCGTTCGATCCACACACCAAAATTGAATGTGGATTCTGGCGAAGGTGGTGCAAATGTCTTTAGATTGGATTACTTTGGAACACCTGCTTGTTTGGCACAATCAACTCAGGTTTATAAACAGATGGCCGTTTGTGGTGGTTTTAGACGTGTGTTTGAGATCGGTCCAGTATACAATGCAGAGGTCCCTTCTACTCACCGGCATCTGTGTGAGTTTATTGGTCTTGATGTTGAAATGAGGATTGAGGAGAACGATTCAGAG GTGATGGACATTGTCGATCGCTTATTTGTGGAAGTATTTGACAGATTGAATGAGAGATGTGCGAAGGAGCTTGAAGCTGTCAATGAGAAGTATCCGTTTGAAAATCTCAAG TACCTACGGAAGACCTTACGACTTACATTTGAAGAAGGGGTGCAAATGCTTAAG GAAGCTGGCATAGAAGTTGATCCTTTTAGAGATCTCAACACAGAAACACAGCGAAAGCTTGGCCAGCTTGTCCTAGACAA GTATGGTACTGAGTTCTACATACTTCATCGCTACCCTCTAGCAGCTAGACCATTCTATACAATGCCATGCCAGGATAATTCAAAGTATAGCAATTCGTTTGATGTCTTCATTCGAG GTGAGAAAGTGATATCAGGAGGTCAGCATATTCACGAGCAAGAGCTTTTGGCAGAGCGTGCACGAGCATGCGGGATCAACGTCAACACTATATCGACATACACTGATTGCTTCAG GTGTGGGGCAGCACCTCAGGGTGGATTCGGAGTGGAATTGGAACGCGTTGTGATGCTTTTCTGTGCGCTGGACGACGTTCATAAAACATCACTTTTCCCACGTGATCCGCGGAGATTAGAACCTTGA
- the LOC130995243 gene encoding uncharacterized protein LOC130995243, whose amino-acid sequence MMDHVGIPSTLHPASPIPIHNSKSLLTKRRLTYEEVDAVKKGSEIQKTPKNNSELLLEEKQVLRLDPRRSPRLVEQGKKIEEKKAKDEDDYAANEASSTALCKNCLKILNYATAEENAKSNTNAKLIFLISLLKEKVEKLDKKIEKLFVKVETRNTTLHEEVIECLRSYFQKKASADPIKSGAERGSKVDEVVVGNNNGEFGDDGGEFARFANIEELINMCRKVEA is encoded by the exons ATGATGGATCATGTTGGTATTCCTTCAACCTTGCATCCCGCTTCACCTATTCCTATTCATAATTCAAAGAGTTTGCTGACAAAAAGACGTCTGACATATGAGGAAGTTGATGCTGTTAAAAAAGGCAGTGAAATACAGAAGACGCCAAAGAATAATTCAGAACTGCTTTTGGAAGAGAAACAGGTGTTACGTTTGGATCCCCGCCGTTCCCCTCGTTTGGTTGAACAAGGcaagaaaatagaagaaaagaaGGCGAAAGATGAGGATGATTATGCAGCAAATGAAGCATCTAGCACTGCCCTTTGTAAAAATTGTTTAAAAATTCTGAATTACGCAACGGCAGAGGAAAATGCAAAGAGTAATACCAAT GCCAAACTGATCTTCTTGATCAGTTTGTTGAAGGAGAAAGTTGAGAAGTTAGATAAGAAAATAGAGAAGCTCTTTGTTAAAGTTGAGACTCGTAATACGACTCTACATGAGGAGGTGATAGAGTGCCTTCGGTCTTACTTTCAGAAGAAGGCAAGCGCAGACCCCATAAAATCTGGTGCAGAGAGAGGCAGTAAAGTTGATGAAGTTGTAGTTGGCAATAATAATGGAGAGTTTGGTGATGATGGTGGTGAATTTGCTCGATTTGCGAATATAGAAGAACTTATTAATATGTGTAGAAAAGTTGAGGCATAG
- the LOC130994540 gene encoding uncharacterized protein LOC130994540, whose protein sequence is MIQLLEAIEEREPPKGKTAGNVSRLPKRSTRAAHSIVDITDRELFSKRGLIDIGTKKKAPIIKKERKRALKRRNEMVQSSSRVKNTKRKKVAAATTANIPTPNEGPLNEEHGNASQQANVFPPKMGDRLDTTRQFQEVAAATTANVPTPNEGPLNEEHGNASQQANVFQTKKGDRLPTTSQFDELIKISRELLARVVSIDENKKTKTTPHHSGKGSHEAGQPYVVEDPSIDLQFADRDIYGNQMMVDKDAVQPDDFESSVPEPQDREKGTCTSAQTQECKRKAQKKPPTTVSAILDSSNVLANHVVEFELLTNQDIARFETTESSRVSRRQQLQYGVSEGPYPLRVAWPQTISAFEAWYTNAAKTPQSKPLKGMPYVGDRHASWFEELWKARGWLSSDHIDCLVHLNIAAFKRNPTAFLTKWTVVEQIGWNALCAVTEDVLRSQLKPYIEGRAPYQLATPWWEAEKVVGLAQLQKEHWVCYEINIDEQCVIIYDSLSSSRDPLLVRKPFARVLINLAWMCQECKLWERRFKKKSLHQVWELKIENHLPQQGNTTNSGIMALKYFECLITNTPMSVLHEDHGEEFRRSYCAQLFDHCRQDLLG, encoded by the exons ATGATCCAACTTTTAGAAGCAATTGAGGAAAGAGAGCCACCAAAAGGGAAAACAGCTGGAAACGTTAGTAGACTTCCTAAAAGATCCACAAGAGCTGCACATTCAATCGTTGACATCACTGATAGGGAACTGTTTAGCAAACGTGGCCTTATCGACATTGGAACAAAGAAGAAGGCCCCCATTATAAAAAAAGAACGTAAGCGCGCTTTGAAAAGGAGAAACGAAATGGTGCAGAGTTCATCCAGGGTCAAGAatacaaaaaggaaaaag GTTGCAGCTGCGACTACAGCCAATATTCCAACTCCAAATGAGGGTCCACTTAATGAAGAGCATGGAAATGCCTCCCAACAAGCTAATGTGTTTCCACCAAAAATGGGAGACAGATTGGACACAACAAGGCAATTTCAGGAG GTTGCTGCTGCCACTACAGCCAATGTTCCAACTCCAAATGAGGGTCCACTTAATGAGGAGCATGGAAATGCCTCCCAACAAGCTAATGTGTTTCAAACAAAAAAGGGGGACAGATTGCCCACAACAAGCCAATTTGACGAG CTTATAAAGATATCTCGCGAATTACTTGCGAGAGTAGTTTCTATTGATGAGAACAAAAAAACCAAGACAACACCCCACCACAGCGGAAAAGGGAGTCATGAGGCCGGGCAGCCCTATGTAGTAGAGGATCCTTCTATAGATCTGCAATTTGCAGATCGGGATATTTACGGGAATCAGATGATGGTGGATAAAGATGCTGTACAGCCGGACGATTTCGAAAGCTCCGTGCCTGAGCCCCAAGATAGGGAGAAAGGAACTTGCACATCAGCACAAACCCAAGAGTGCAAAAGAAAAGCTCAAAAGAAGCCTCCAACAACCGTTTCCGCAATATTGGATTCAAGTAATGTACTGGCAAATCATGTTGTAGAGTTTGAGTTATTAACGAACCAGGATATTGCACGGTTCGAGACTACAGAGTCCAGCAGAGTAAGCCGTCGGCAACAACTACAGTATGGAGTTAGCGAGGGTCCTTATCCGCTACGCGTAGCATGGCCTCAAACAATTTCAGCCTTTGAGGCCTGGTACACAAATGCCGCCAAAACACCACA GTCGAAGCCATTGAAGGGTATGCCGTATGTTGGAGACCGTCATGCAAGTTGGTTTGAAGAATTGTGGAAAGCCCGTGGATGGCTTAGTAGTGAT CATATCGATTGTTTGGTGCATCTAAATATCGCGGCATTTAAGAGGAACCCTACAGCCTTTCTCACAAAGTGGACCGTGGTGGAGCAGATTGGCTGG AATGCCCTTTGTGCCGTGACGGAAGATGTATTGCGCAGTCAACTGAAACCTTACATTGAAGGGAGGGCACCTTATCAGCTTGCAACTCCTTGGTGGGAGGCGGAGAAGGTTGTGGGACTAGCACAGCTACAAAAGGAACATTGGGTGTGCTACGAGATCAACATTGACGAGCAATGCGTAATCATCTATGATTCACTTTCATCTTCAAGGGATCCACTTCTTGTCCGCAAACCATTTGCCCGAGTGTTGATCAATCTAGCATGGATGTGTCAGGAGTGCAAATTGTGGGAGCGAAGATTCAAGAAGAAAAGCTTGCATCAAGTCTGGGAATTGAAAATTGAGAACCACCTGCCTCAACAAGGAAACACAACCAACAGCGGAATCATGGCCTTGAAGTACTTTGAGTGCTTGATAACCAACACCCCAATGTCAGTACTCCACGAGGATCACGGCGAAGAATTTCGACGTTCTTATTGCGCACAACTATTCGATCACTGCAGGCAAGATCTTCTAGGGTAG